In Eschrichtius robustus isolate mEscRob2 chromosome 2, mEscRob2.pri, whole genome shotgun sequence, a single window of DNA contains:
- the GADD45B gene encoding growth arrest and DNA damage-inducible protein GADD45 beta, whose translation MTLEELVACDNAAQKMQTVSAAVEELLVAAQRQDRLTVGVYESAKLMNVDPDSVVLCLLAIDEEEEDDIALQIHFTLIQSFCCDNDIDIVRVSGMQRLAQLLGEPAETQGTTEARDLHCLLVTNPHTDAWKSHGLVEVASYCEESRENNQWVPYIPLQER comes from the exons ATGACCCTGGAAGAGCTCGTGGCGTGCGACAACGCGGCGCAGAA GATGCAGACTGTGAGCGCCGCGGTGGAGGAGCTGCTGGTGGCTGCGCAGCGCCAGGACCGCCTCACCGTGGGGGTGTACGAGTCGGCCAAGCTGATGAATGT GGACCCTGACAGCGTGGTCCTGTGCCTTCTGGCTAttgacgaggaggaggaggacgataTCGCCCTGCAGATCCACTTCACGCTCATCCAGTCCTTTTGCTGTGACAACGACATTGACATCGTGCGGGTGTCAGGAATGCAGCGCCTGGCACAGCTGCTGGGCGAGCCGGCCGAGACCCAGGGCACCACCGAGGCCCGGGACCTGCACTGCCTCCTGGTCACG AACCCTCATACAGACGCCTGGAAAAGCCACGGCTTGGTGGAGGTTGCCAGTTACTGCGAAGAGAGCAGGGAGAACAACCAGTGGGTCCCCTACATCCCCCTCCAGGAGCGCTGA